From Leptospira venezuelensis, a single genomic window includes:
- a CDS encoding LIC_12337 family protein gives MKLQNRRSILPKVVLALLVFFGITASFQFNSSFKKEKNHIPFSLNVSLLRPLHASADQWGFVRGSASWARGNSLFMDDVIGSIQANPGLILLASGVNGLSQDGFSTTSGTNFTISIKLGGSFMASSTAYTGQKEFSNYLELKNVGTTTTADIALQFYWDDNPRDSQQDGALVKYRLQMLNPSQDGGSSADIESYVYSPDVTDPFYSTNYPNQGLVQVYSWDEKLNNDNEISLHARRGRVILEEMDDRTVFCFKAIVRVDATANLVPGNPNAGLCLGNTNAEYYKLAYSQKLTGNLEVTAKSGWEEGAITPGDGTLCGLTSLNYGLFNVNGFVKDMVASANIPSSYVQSNRVDGLYLRIGDSGKSGNTGDNNSVYWDDTRQNTIDTLDIGFESSPPPFN, from the coding sequence GTGAAGTTACAAAATCGTCGTTCTATTCTTCCTAAAGTCGTTCTGGCTTTATTGGTTTTTTTCGGGATCACTGCGAGTTTTCAATTTAACTCGAGTTTTAAAAAGGAAAAAAATCATATTCCATTTTCTTTAAATGTTTCCCTACTCAGACCATTGCATGCAAGTGCAGACCAATGGGGCTTCGTAAGAGGATCTGCTTCCTGGGCTCGTGGAAATTCACTTTTCATGGACGATGTGATCGGTTCTATTCAGGCGAACCCTGGACTGATCTTATTAGCTAGTGGAGTTAATGGTCTTTCCCAAGATGGTTTCTCTACTACTTCCGGAACTAATTTTACGATCTCTATCAAACTTGGTGGATCCTTCATGGCTTCTTCGACTGCTTATACAGGACAGAAAGAATTTTCTAATTATTTAGAATTGAAAAATGTAGGAACTACAACAACTGCAGATATCGCATTACAATTTTATTGGGACGACAACCCGAGAGATTCTCAACAAGATGGCGCATTAGTTAAATATCGTTTGCAAATGTTAAATCCTTCTCAAGACGGTGGATCTTCTGCAGATATAGAAAGTTATGTGTATTCTCCTGATGTAACTGATCCTTTCTATTCAACTAATTACCCGAATCAAGGTTTAGTACAAGTGTATTCTTGGGATGAGAAATTGAATAACGATAACGAAATTTCTCTGCATGCTCGTCGCGGTAGAGTAATCTTGGAAGAAATGGACGATCGTACTGTTTTCTGTTTCAAAGCAATTGTTCGTGTGGATGCGACTGCAAATCTAGTTCCTGGCAATCCGAATGCAGGTCTTTGCCTGGGAAATACTAATGCTGAATATTATAAACTTGCGTACAGCCAAAAACTAACCGGTAACCTGGAAGTAACTGCTAAATCTGGATGGGAAGAAGGAGCAATTACTCCTGGTGATGGCACATTATGCGGTCTTACCTCTTTAAATTACGGATTATTTAATGTGAACGGATTTGTAAAAGACATGGTTGCATCTGCTAATATTCCTTCAAGTTATGTTCAATCTAATCGAGTAGATGGACTTTATCTGAGGATTGGAGATTCAGGCAAATCTGGAAATACTGGCGATAATAACAGTGTTTATTGGGACGATACAAGACAAAACACGATAGATACTCTGGATATCGGTTTCGAATCTTCTCCTCCGCCATTCAATTGA